In Microbacterium laevaniformans, a single window of DNA contains:
- the galK gene encoding galactokinase, whose amino-acid sequence MTTAATPRTDAHDLFGELTGAAPVGYWSAPGRVNLIGEHTDYNDGFVFPFAIDGRTIAALGTRDDGRIRVVSTFDPVPVEVALADLDALFPHHRDEIVEWARYPLGVAWALRDAARAAGRDADALTGVDIALASDVPVGAGLSSSAAIEGATASALNDVWQLSLSPVDLAQAGRRAENLAVGAPTGIMDQMASMLGRADAGIFLDCRSLEVDVVPLGFADAGLEVLVIDTRVSHAHSTGGYGERREACERGAQIMGVAALRDLVPADLDRARALMDDVTFRRVRHVVTEDQRVLDAVRLLRAEGPRAIGALLDASHASMRDDFEISTPELDLAVATARAAGAVGARMTGGGFGGAAIALIDRELVEEATAGVAAAFAAAGFGAAHVFTVHPSDGARRDG is encoded by the coding sequence GTGACGACCGCGGCCACACCGCGCACCGATGCGCACGACCTGTTCGGCGAGCTCACCGGCGCAGCGCCCGTGGGCTACTGGTCGGCTCCGGGACGGGTGAATCTCATCGGGGAGCACACCGATTACAACGACGGCTTCGTCTTCCCCTTCGCGATCGACGGCCGCACGATCGCGGCGCTGGGTACGCGCGACGACGGCCGCATCCGCGTCGTGTCGACCTTCGATCCGGTGCCGGTCGAGGTCGCGCTGGCCGACCTCGACGCCCTCTTCCCCCACCATCGCGACGAGATCGTCGAGTGGGCGCGCTACCCGCTCGGGGTGGCATGGGCGCTGCGGGATGCCGCACGCGCCGCCGGCCGCGACGCCGACGCGCTGACGGGCGTCGACATCGCTCTGGCCTCCGACGTGCCCGTCGGCGCGGGGCTGTCGTCGTCGGCGGCGATCGAAGGTGCCACGGCATCGGCCCTCAACGACGTGTGGCAGCTCTCCCTCTCGCCTGTGGATCTCGCTCAGGCCGGTCGCCGCGCCGAGAACCTGGCCGTGGGCGCGCCCACCGGGATCATGGACCAGATGGCCTCGATGCTCGGACGCGCCGATGCCGGCATCTTCCTCGACTGTCGCTCGCTGGAGGTCGATGTCGTGCCGCTCGGATTCGCCGACGCAGGGCTGGAGGTGCTCGTCATCGACACCCGCGTGAGCCACGCGCACTCCACCGGTGGCTACGGCGAGCGGCGCGAAGCCTGTGAACGCGGCGCGCAGATCATGGGCGTCGCGGCCCTGCGCGACCTCGTGCCGGCCGACCTGGACCGCGCCCGTGCGCTGATGGACGACGTGACCTTTCGGCGCGTCCGCCACGTCGTCACGGAGGACCAGCGTGTGCTCGACGCCGTGCGCCTGCTGCGCGCGGAGGGACCGCGGGCGATCGGCGCGCTTCTTGACGCGTCGCACGCGTCGATGCGCGACGACTTCGAGATCTCCACGCCCGAGCTCGACCTGGCCGTGGCGACTGCGCGCGCAGCAGGGGCCGTCGGCGCCCGCATGACCGGCGGCGGCTTCGGCGGCGCCGCGATCGCGCTCATCGACCGCGAACTGGTCGAGGAGGCGACCGCCGGTGTCGCCGCGGCGTTCGCCGCCGCGGGCTTCGGCGCTGCGCACGTGTTCACCGTGCATCCCTCGGACGGCGCGCGCCGGGACGGGTAG
- a CDS encoding YdcF family protein codes for MPWIAAAGGAIIAFGEVQAWRTSRADYPAAPTAGPASGRDVVLVLGFRSRADGRLNALQAWRTRIAVRSAPPDALFVFSGGTVRGTEPEAVVMARHATVRLGVPPDAVAIESAAESTRENLSFSLPWLREARTIRIASNTAHAHRARGYLRELDPHLWARLRRTRDFRPLELGPLRLALTFYDFVAARSAGRAAAMAAANRAVIGVRAGEDAVSGAQRSGATEA; via the coding sequence ATGCCGTGGATCGCCGCGGCGGGTGGGGCGATCATCGCGTTCGGTGAGGTGCAGGCCTGGCGTACCTCGCGCGCGGACTACCCCGCGGCCCCCACCGCCGGCCCCGCCAGCGGGCGCGACGTCGTGCTCGTGCTCGGCTTCCGCTCGCGGGCGGACGGTCGACTGAACGCCCTGCAGGCATGGCGGACGCGCATCGCGGTGCGCTCGGCACCGCCCGACGCACTCTTCGTCTTCTCCGGCGGCACCGTACGCGGAACCGAACCGGAGGCGGTGGTGATGGCGCGTCACGCGACTGTTCGTCTGGGCGTGCCGCCGGATGCCGTCGCCATCGAGTCGGCGGCCGAGAGCACACGGGAGAACCTGTCGTTCAGCCTGCCGTGGCTGCGGGAGGCCCGCACCATCCGCATCGCCTCGAACACGGCGCACGCCCACCGCGCCCGCGGCTACCTGCGCGAGCTCGATCCGCACCTGTGGGCGCGTCTTCGCCGCACCCGCGACTTCCGCCCGCTCGAGCTCGGCCCCCTGCGACTCGCGCTCACCTTCTACGATTTCGTCGCGGCGCGCTCGGCCGGCCGCGCCGCCGCCATGGCCGCCGCGAACCGAGCGGTCATCGGCGTGCGCGCCGGCGAGGACGCCGTCTCGGGTGCTCAGCGCAGCGGCGCCACCGAGGCGTAG
- a CDS encoding carboxylesterase family protein produces MCAFGATGQRGDPGITLIPEPSIPGDGTLNVNVFTPFPGAAGLPVLVWIHGGGFFSGSPASPWYDGRAFARDGAVVTISYRLGVDGFGHIDGAPSNRGVRDWLAALEWVQENIAAFGGDPARVTIAGQSAGGGAVLTLLGMPSAQHLFHRVWSLSAALGDVEPERARALTAAIAAAAGVSADRDGLASIPEERLLALQKQATAIDPKAAAQMLAAGLALGPEIDGELLPRATGASFAAGVGADKPLVLGTTDDEFTMIFARAARAMRWVPRSIVLGRLGLERRRRRAYLAANRDVAAHGTARVAGRYLTDRMFREKNVQLADARGAAPSWMYRFSWPSGRFGFAEHCLDVPFFFDCLDAEGIAPLAGDAPPPQLADAVHADAVAFVAGGDPGWTRWSAAQAARIYDVPVSERVGAYASVAPLR; encoded by the coding sequence GTGTGCGCGTTCGGCGCCACGGGGCAACGCGGTGACCCCGGGATCACCCTCATCCCCGAGCCCAGCATTCCCGGGGACGGCACGCTCAACGTCAATGTCTTCACCCCCTTCCCGGGAGCCGCCGGGCTTCCGGTGCTCGTGTGGATCCACGGCGGAGGCTTCTTCTCCGGCTCGCCCGCCAGCCCCTGGTACGACGGACGTGCTTTCGCGCGCGACGGCGCCGTGGTGACCATCTCGTACCGGCTCGGCGTGGACGGCTTCGGCCACATCGACGGTGCGCCGTCCAACCGTGGCGTGCGCGACTGGCTCGCGGCGTTGGAGTGGGTGCAGGAGAACATCGCGGCCTTCGGCGGCGATCCCGCGCGCGTGACGATCGCCGGCCAGTCGGCCGGCGGCGGTGCCGTGCTGACCCTCCTCGGGATGCCGTCGGCACAGCACCTGTTCCACCGGGTGTGGTCGCTGTCTGCCGCTCTCGGCGATGTGGAGCCCGAGCGCGCTCGGGCGCTCACCGCCGCGATCGCCGCCGCAGCCGGGGTCTCCGCCGACCGCGACGGGCTCGCGTCGATCCCCGAGGAACGCCTGCTCGCGCTGCAGAAGCAGGCGACCGCGATCGATCCGAAGGCGGCGGCGCAGATGCTCGCTGCCGGGCTCGCCCTCGGTCCCGAGATCGACGGCGAGCTGCTGCCGCGCGCGACCGGCGCGTCGTTCGCGGCCGGCGTGGGAGCGGACAAGCCGCTCGTGCTGGGCACGACCGACGACGAGTTCACGATGATCTTCGCGCGCGCGGCCCGGGCGATGCGCTGGGTGCCCCGGAGCATCGTCCTCGGTCGTCTCGGGCTGGAACGACGACGGCGCCGCGCCTACCTCGCGGCCAACCGCGACGTCGCCGCGCACGGGACGGCGCGCGTCGCCGGTCGCTATCTCACCGACCGCATGTTCCGAGAGAAGAACGTGCAGCTCGCGGATGCGCGCGGTGCGGCGCCCAGCTGGATGTACCGATTCTCGTGGCCGTCGGGGCGCTTCGGATTCGCGGAGCACTGCCTCGACGTGCCCTTCTTCTTCGACTGTCTGGATGCCGAGGGCATCGCCCCGCTGGCGGGCGATGCGCCGCCCCCGCAGCTCGCCGACGCGGTGCACGCCGACGCGGTCGCGTTCGTCGCCGGCGGCGATCCCGGATGGACCCGGTGGAGTGCGGCGCAGGCGGCGCGGATCTACGACGTACCGGTCTCGGAGCGGGTCGGCGCCTACGCCTCGGTGGCGCCGCTGCGCTGA
- a CDS encoding DNA-methyltransferase, translating to MTDAPASGAVDPSGAVEIHHGDNLAVAHALPDAAFTLIYLDPPFNTGRLQGKAIESADRSGVRGEVKTGFRGTSYARLRGDLRRYDDRFDDYWEFLEPRLREAWRLLADDGTLYVHLDYREAHYAKVLLDALFGRECFLNELIWAYDYGAKSRRRWPTKHDTILVYVKDPRGYWFDSDAVDREPYMAPGLVTAEKAARGKLPTDVWWHTIVPTSGREKTGYPTQKPEGILRRIVQASSRPGDRVLDLFAGSGTTGAVCSALGRDAVLVDDNPEAIAVMRRRMPHARIVTAEPRPPVP from the coding sequence GTGACCGACGCACCGGCATCCGGCGCCGTCGATCCTTCCGGCGCCGTCGAGATCCACCACGGCGACAACCTCGCGGTCGCGCATGCTCTGCCGGATGCCGCGTTCACCCTGATCTATCTCGACCCACCGTTCAACACGGGGCGTCTGCAAGGCAAGGCGATCGAGTCCGCGGACCGCAGCGGCGTGCGCGGCGAGGTCAAGACCGGCTTCCGGGGCACGAGCTACGCGCGCCTGCGCGGCGATCTGCGCCGCTACGACGACCGTTTCGACGACTACTGGGAGTTCCTGGAGCCGCGCCTGCGCGAGGCGTGGCGACTGCTCGCCGACGACGGCACGCTCTACGTGCATCTCGACTATCGCGAAGCCCATTATGCGAAGGTGCTGCTGGACGCGCTCTTCGGGCGGGAGTGCTTCCTCAACGAGCTGATCTGGGCCTACGACTACGGCGCCAAGAGCCGCCGCCGGTGGCCCACGAAGCACGACACGATACTGGTCTACGTGAAGGATCCACGCGGGTACTGGTTCGACTCGGATGCCGTCGACCGAGAGCCCTACATGGCCCCCGGGCTCGTCACGGCCGAGAAGGCGGCCCGGGGCAAACTCCCGACCGACGTGTGGTGGCACACGATCGTGCCGACCAGCGGCCGCGAGAAGACGGGCTACCCCACGCAGAAGCCCGAAGGCATCCTTCGTCGGATCGTCCAGGCGTCCAGCCGACCCGGGGACCGCGTGCTGGATCTGTTCGCCGGCAGCGGCACCACGGGGGCGGTGTGCAGCGCACTGGGGCGAGACGCCGTGCTCGTCGACGACAACCCCGAGGCCATCGCGGTGATGCGCCGCCGCATGCCGCATGCGCGCATCGTGACGGCCGAGCCGCGACCGCCCGTGCCGTGA
- a CDS encoding lipoate--protein ligase family protein, producing MHGEYKVPGGKLVVVDLEVENGRIADFHLAGDFFLEPDDALADIDAAVTGLPVETDASGIAAAVRGALPEGAQLLGFTPESVGTAVRRALVTAPGWRDFEWEVVHEKAVSPAMNLALDEVLTTRVGDGRRKPTLRIWEWNESAVVIGSFQSYRNEVDPDGAARHGFDVVRRISGGGAMLMAAGSIVTYSLYVPAALVAGLTFADSYAFLDDWALQALRSLGVDAVYQPLNDIASPAGKIGGAAQKRLANGGVLHHATLSYDMDGQVMTEVLRIGREKLSDKGTVSAAKRVDPLRSQTGLPREAIIERFMQTFSTLYGAEPGHITEEEYAEAEALVEEKFSTDAWLHRVP from the coding sequence ATGCACGGGGAATACAAGGTTCCGGGCGGCAAGCTCGTGGTGGTCGACCTCGAGGTCGAGAACGGGCGCATCGCCGACTTCCACCTCGCGGGCGACTTCTTCCTCGAGCCCGACGACGCCCTCGCCGACATCGACGCGGCCGTGACCGGGCTGCCGGTGGAGACGGATGCCTCAGGCATCGCCGCGGCCGTCCGCGGGGCCCTGCCCGAGGGTGCGCAGCTGCTCGGATTCACGCCGGAGTCGGTCGGTACGGCCGTGCGCCGGGCGCTCGTGACCGCTCCCGGTTGGCGCGACTTCGAGTGGGAGGTCGTGCACGAGAAGGCGGTCTCGCCCGCCATGAACCTCGCCCTCGACGAGGTGCTCACGACGCGCGTGGGCGATGGCCGACGCAAGCCGACCCTGCGTATCTGGGAGTGGAACGAGTCGGCCGTCGTGATCGGCTCGTTCCAGTCGTACCGCAACGAGGTCGACCCCGACGGCGCGGCACGGCACGGATTCGACGTCGTGCGGCGCATCTCCGGCGGTGGCGCCATGCTGATGGCGGCGGGCTCGATCGTCACCTACTCGCTCTATGTGCCCGCCGCGCTCGTCGCCGGCCTCACCTTCGCGGACTCCTACGCGTTCCTCGACGACTGGGCCCTGCAGGCGCTGCGCTCGCTCGGCGTGGATGCCGTGTACCAGCCGCTCAACGACATCGCCTCCCCGGCCGGAAAGATCGGCGGCGCCGCGCAGAAGCGGCTCGCGAACGGCGGCGTGCTGCATCACGCGACGCTGTCCTACGACATGGACGGTCAGGTGATGACCGAGGTTCTGCGCATCGGCCGCGAGAAGCTCAGCGACAAGGGCACCGTCTCTGCGGCCAAACGCGTCGACCCGCTGCGGAGCCAGACGGGACTGCCGCGCGAGGCGATCATCGAGCGGTTCATGCAGACGTTCTCCACGCTCTACGGCGCCGAGCCCGGTCATATCACCGAAGAGGAATACGCCGAGGCCGAGGCCCTCGTCGAGGAGAAGTTCTCCACCGACGCGTGGCTGCACCGCGTTCCGTGA
- a CDS encoding helix-turn-helix domain-containing protein, with protein sequence MARSTDRDREQARVALDATLVSVFSGDAADHLSRLQGMLDTVGADPDAAESRTRLAVAAAMAAVIACRFDVAADYAACATDAAVGLSAELTRMVGALVLMTDAMAGTANASRRGITLPALLPGDSGPRRTSVRARRDDLLTRYLLAEAALSVAEFDVAEQLIEGAGLAPGQVSAPTGDGEPDATGAPPARIDGAALTLQLLRARLSAFRGRAAQARVIGEGFAAAGVAVPERAFLVIDAIAAYGHAQAGDRRAFERAAAEVLARARDDANYLSVGSCLYVGWGMRTLGQLQASAALLTAIGGPGLARCKLWDRAFASEIIITAAAQRGDLLRAEELLAEATALSSHLVAASAVTRARGAIAAMRGRLEEARAHAVASVHLDEAVGSDIEALRGRHLHASLDPDTRRAAAALRRIASEADRLGIESVRALAARGWRRLSANDPSIVGDISVLSSREREIAALMAEGHSNPAIARLRGGSG encoded by the coding sequence GTGGCGAGGAGCACGGACCGCGACCGTGAGCAGGCTCGGGTCGCTCTGGATGCGACGCTCGTGAGCGTCTTCTCCGGCGACGCTGCGGATCATCTGTCCCGCCTGCAGGGCATGCTCGACACCGTGGGCGCCGACCCCGATGCGGCCGAGTCGCGAACCCGGCTCGCCGTCGCTGCCGCGATGGCCGCGGTCATCGCCTGTCGGTTCGACGTCGCCGCGGACTATGCCGCGTGCGCGACCGATGCGGCCGTCGGCCTGTCGGCGGAGCTGACGCGCATGGTGGGCGCCCTCGTGCTGATGACCGACGCGATGGCGGGGACGGCGAATGCGTCTCGACGGGGGATCACGCTGCCCGCGCTCCTGCCCGGCGACTCCGGTCCGCGCCGCACGAGCGTGCGTGCCCGCCGCGATGACCTGCTGACGCGGTATCTCCTCGCCGAAGCCGCGCTCAGCGTCGCCGAATTCGACGTCGCCGAGCAGCTGATCGAGGGTGCCGGGCTCGCGCCGGGGCAGGTGAGCGCCCCTACAGGCGACGGCGAACCCGATGCGACGGGCGCGCCGCCGGCGCGCATCGACGGCGCCGCGCTGACCCTCCAGCTTCTGCGAGCGCGGCTCAGCGCATTCCGGGGGCGCGCCGCCCAGGCTCGGGTCATCGGCGAGGGTTTCGCCGCGGCGGGCGTCGCCGTACCGGAGCGCGCCTTCCTGGTGATCGACGCGATCGCCGCGTACGGTCACGCCCAGGCCGGTGATCGGCGCGCTTTCGAGCGCGCCGCCGCGGAGGTGCTCGCCCGTGCGCGCGACGACGCGAACTATCTGAGCGTCGGCTCCTGCCTCTACGTCGGTTGGGGCATGCGCACGCTCGGCCAGCTCCAGGCCTCCGCCGCGCTGCTCACCGCGATCGGCGGTCCCGGCCTCGCGCGCTGCAAGCTGTGGGATCGTGCCTTCGCGTCCGAGATCATCATCACCGCCGCTGCTCAGCGCGGTGATCTCTTGCGCGCAGAGGAGTTGCTCGCCGAGGCGACAGCCCTCAGTTCGCACCTCGTCGCAGCCTCCGCGGTCACCCGCGCGCGCGGAGCGATCGCGGCGATGCGCGGACGGCTCGAGGAGGCGAGAGCCCACGCCGTCGCGTCGGTCCATCTCGACGAAGCGGTGGGTTCCGACATCGAGGCTCTGCGCGGGCGGCACCTGCACGCGAGTCTCGATCCCGACACCCGCCGCGCTGCCGCAGCCTTGCGCCGCATCGCGTCCGAGGCCGATCGGTTGGGGATCGAGTCGGTGAGGGCGCTCGCGGCCCGCGGCTGGCGGCGCTTGTCGGCGAACGATCCCTCGATCGTCGGGGACATCAGCGTTCTCAGCTCACGGGAGCGCGAGATCGCGGCGCTGATGGCGGAAGGACACAGCAACCCCGCGATCGCGAGGTTGCGAGGGGGATCGGGCTGA
- a CDS encoding alpha/beta fold hydrolase, whose translation MAAARREERSFIDPHGIRIVYDLYEPDGDAPPVRGAVQILHGVGEHAGRYTHVAEALTAAGFLVYADDHRGHGRTGLEQHGGDASRLGRLGPGGLRAAVAACAQLSGIIRADHPELPLILIGHSWGSFLAQMLLDRHPRDYDALVLTGSALRWPGSLNSGDLNAPWAGSEAMGSEWLSSDLSVGRAFLDDPLTTSEPLAKLFGPLDTLRLIGKPAKNLPRDVPLLLMIGRDDTVGGPRSIHRLAAAYRRRSGLTDVTTLIYPDIRHEVFNDVTRDEVIADLIAWIDRHLPPSG comes from the coding sequence ATGGCAGCAGCGCGGCGCGAGGAACGTTCCTTCATCGATCCTCACGGCATCCGCATCGTCTACGACCTCTACGAGCCCGACGGCGACGCCCCGCCCGTGCGCGGCGCCGTGCAGATCCTCCACGGCGTCGGGGAGCACGCCGGCCGCTACACGCACGTCGCCGAGGCCCTCACAGCCGCAGGATTCCTCGTCTACGCCGACGATCACCGCGGACACGGGCGCACCGGCCTGGAGCAGCACGGCGGTGATGCGAGCCGGCTCGGTCGACTCGGCCCCGGTGGGCTGAGGGCTGCCGTCGCGGCCTGCGCACAGCTGAGCGGCATCATCCGCGCCGACCACCCCGAGCTGCCCCTCATCCTCATCGGGCATTCGTGGGGCTCGTTCCTCGCGCAGATGCTGCTCGACCGGCATCCGCGGGACTACGACGCGCTCGTCCTCACCGGCTCGGCGCTGCGCTGGCCGGGATCCCTGAACTCGGGTGACCTCAACGCGCCGTGGGCGGGGTCCGAAGCGATGGGATCGGAGTGGCTGTCCTCCGACCTCTCGGTCGGCCGCGCATTCCTCGACGACCCGCTGACCACCTCGGAACCGCTGGCGAAGCTTTTCGGGCCGCTGGACACGCTGCGGCTGATCGGCAAGCCCGCGAAGAACCTTCCCCGCGACGTGCCGCTGTTGCTGATGATCGGGCGCGACGACACCGTCGGGGGCCCGCGCAGCATCCACCGTCTCGCCGCGGCGTACCGGCGGCGCTCCGGCCTCACCGACGTCACGACGCTCATCTACCCCGACATCCGGCACGAGGTGTTCAACGACGTGACACGCGACGAGGTGATCGCCGACCTGATCGCATGGATCGACCGGCACCTCCCGCCCTCGGGATAA
- a CDS encoding MFS transporter: protein MKEVRSRRWIGLVFISLAVALIIVDSTIVNVAIPAIVDDLGITSTQVQWVQEAYTLVFASLLLLFGSLADRIGRRRLLLIGGALFAGASVLASFAPTGDLLILARLIQGVGGAMMLPSTLSLLNATFQGRERGIAFAVWGSTIGGMAAVGPLLGGWLTTSFSWRWAFGINIPLGVIIAIGVLWAVGESRAKNAPVIDAIGAVLSVILFGALVFGLIEGRTLGWWELNDPFTIGGWSWPFSVSPVPVAFAMALLAAMGFVTWSRHQAHRGRPTLLDPRLFSIATFRSGNIAALVVALGEFGIILSLPLWLQFALGFDALQTGLILIALAAGSFVASGFAGASSGKIGAALIVRAGLVAEIVGVVAAGLVVGWDAGTQSAWLWLLPALFFYGFGVGLATAQLTGVILQDVPVELSGQGSGTQSTARQVGSALGIAILGTVLFTGTAGILSSSLDDRGLPAQERDQIVSAVVDSSGGAIAGLAANPATAPIAADAKAAFSDATRLSAFTAGGFLVVGLLATIPLGRERRRDETDAAQPSVQS from the coding sequence ATGAAGGAAGTCAGGTCACGCCGCTGGATCGGTCTGGTCTTCATCAGCCTCGCGGTCGCGCTCATCATCGTCGACTCGACCATCGTCAACGTCGCGATTCCGGCGATCGTGGACGACCTGGGCATCACCTCCACCCAGGTGCAGTGGGTGCAGGAGGCATACACCCTCGTCTTCGCCTCGCTGCTGCTGCTGTTCGGGTCGTTGGCCGACCGCATCGGACGGCGACGGCTGCTGCTGATCGGCGGCGCCCTGTTCGCGGGCGCATCGGTGCTGGCCTCGTTCGCACCGACGGGCGACCTGCTGATCCTCGCGCGTCTCATCCAGGGCGTGGGCGGTGCCATGATGCTGCCGAGCACGCTGTCGCTGCTGAACGCGACCTTCCAGGGTCGCGAGCGCGGCATCGCCTTCGCCGTCTGGGGATCGACGATCGGCGGCATGGCGGCCGTCGGCCCCCTGCTCGGCGGCTGGCTGACCACCTCGTTCTCGTGGCGCTGGGCTTTCGGCATCAACATCCCGCTCGGTGTCATCATCGCGATCGGAGTGCTGTGGGCGGTGGGCGAGTCGCGCGCCAAGAACGCTCCCGTGATCGACGCGATCGGCGCCGTCCTGTCTGTCATCCTCTTCGGCGCCCTCGTCTTCGGCCTGATCGAAGGCCGCACCCTCGGATGGTGGGAGCTCAACGACCCCTTCACCATCGGCGGCTGGAGCTGGCCGTTCTCCGTCTCGCCCGTGCCGGTGGCCTTCGCGATGGCGCTGCTCGCGGCCATGGGCTTCGTGACGTGGTCGCGGCACCAGGCACATCGAGGACGTCCGACCCTGCTCGATCCCCGCCTCTTCTCCATCGCGACCTTCCGCAGCGGCAACATCGCCGCCCTCGTCGTCGCACTCGGCGAATTCGGAATCATCCTGTCCCTGCCGCTCTGGCTGCAGTTCGCGCTCGGATTCGACGCCCTGCAGACCGGCCTCATCCTCATCGCGCTGGCCGCGGGCTCGTTCGTGGCCAGCGGGTTCGCGGGCGCATCCAGCGGCAAGATCGGCGCCGCGCTCATCGTCCGCGCCGGCCTCGTCGCCGAGATCGTGGGCGTGGTCGCAGCGGGCCTGGTCGTCGGCTGGGATGCCGGGACGCAGTCGGCCTGGCTCTGGCTGCTGCCCGCCCTGTTCTTCTACGGCTTCGGCGTGGGCCTCGCGACGGCGCAGCTGACGGGGGTCATCCTGCAGGACGTGCCGGTCGAGCTGTCAGGACAGGGGTCGGGGACGCAGTCGACGGCCCGTCAGGTCGGATCTGCGCTGGGGATCGCGATCCTCGGAACCGTGCTGTTCACCGGCACCGCCGGCATCCTGTCGTCATCCCTCGACGATCGCGGACTGCCGGCGCAGGAGCGCGATCAGATCGTGTCGGCGGTGGTCGACAGCTCGGGCGGGGCCATCGCCGGCCTCGCTGCGAACCCGGCGACCGCGCCGATCGCCGCCGACGCGAAGGCGGCGTTCTCCGACGCGACACGGCTGTCGGCGTTCACCGCCGGAGGCTTCCTCGTGGTGGGACTGCTCGCGACGATTCCGCTGGGCCGCGAGCGGCGGCGCGACGAGACCGACGCGGCGCAGCCGTCCGTGCAGAGCTGA
- a CDS encoding MarR family winged helix-turn-helix transcriptional regulator: MSPETPAPAAPDLSTPAAELRMATFRLARRLRSQRAVDTMSDAQFAVLAALSVHGQHTLGELADRERVSAPSMNRTVNGLEESGYLTRTTDADDRRKVNIALTDAGRAVVEETVRRRDSWLEDALAALTASQRELLRSAAELMREVAAR; encoded by the coding sequence ATGAGCCCCGAGACGCCCGCCCCCGCCGCACCCGACCTCTCCACACCCGCCGCCGAACTGCGCATGGCGACCTTCCGTCTGGCGCGACGACTTCGCTCCCAGCGGGCGGTCGACACCATGAGCGACGCGCAGTTCGCCGTGCTGGCCGCTCTGTCGGTGCACGGGCAGCACACCCTCGGCGAACTCGCCGACCGGGAGCGCGTGTCGGCGCCGTCGATGAACCGCACGGTGAACGGCCTGGAGGAATCGGGCTACCTCACGCGCACGACCGACGCCGACGACCGCCGCAAGGTCAACATCGCGCTCACCGACGCGGGTCGCGCGGTCGTGGAGGAGACCGTCCGGCGCCGCGACTCGTGGCTCGAAGACGCCCTGGCCGCATTGACGGCGTCGCAGCGCGAGCTGCTGCGCTCCGCCGCCGAGCTGATGCGGGAGGTGGCCGCCCGATGA